From Caretta caretta isolate rCarCar2 chromosome 9, rCarCar1.hap1, whole genome shotgun sequence, one genomic window encodes:
- the LOC125642866 gene encoding uncharacterized protein LOC125642866 isoform X1, with protein sequence MPLEGPQTIPAQRGQQPHQIQLLRLCACRGRGAASNVSASGYKQRSVHPARGCLWLCPSRTSNFAVSVNLLNCYDLQSKKNRKDANLWACDRCTGDGKEGVCVKSLTQWNRTGVSPHFPGQEFQCCFFQLAGKSIGFFPLAFEGAELSQISHLALFAIIGRDQSANHGRGSVYTQPGCEESVRNVTPGSSSINVSCLGSDLGMKDRGHNRDPKQCRVKLKELRQAYQKTREVNGRSGSEPQTCRFYDELHAILGGSATTTPAVLFDSFNGDGGNAEAGYGDEEDDSSQQASGETGFPDSQELFRTLDLEPVPPKPTQSCLLDPAGREGTSAACVSMITGSSPSQRLVKIRKKKKRTHDEMFSELMLFSHTDRAQMNAWKQIMSECRKAQNDREERWRAEESKWRAEDRAEAQMWQQHDERRQDSMLRLLEDQTSMLQCMVEL encoded by the exons ATGCCGCTGGAGGGCCCGCAGACAATCCCGGCGCAAAGGGGCCAGCAGCCTCATCAGATTCAATTGTTACGCTTGTGCGCCTGTCGGGGCCGCGGGGCTGCATCCAATGTCTCCGCGAGCGGCTATAAACAGCGCTCCGTTCACCCGGCACGCGGCTGCCTCTGGCTGTGTCCGTCACGTACATCTAACTTCGCTGTTTCTGTTAATCTGCTCAATTGCTATGATCTTCAGAGCAAAAAAAACCGCAAGGACGCTAATCTCTGGGCGTGTGACAGGTGCACTGGCGACGGGAAAGAAGGTGTATGTGTGAAGTCGTTAACGCAATGGAACCGTACAGGGGTCTCTCCCCACTTTCCTGGCCAGGAGTTTCAATGCTGCTTTTTCCAGCTGGCAGGAAAGTCAATCGGATTCTTTCCACTGGCTTTCGAGGGAGCTGAATTGAGTCAGATCAGTCACTTGGCCTTGTTTGCTATCATTGGACGCGATCAAAGTGCTAACCACGGcagagggtctgtctacacacaGCCAGGGTGCGAAGAGAGCGTTCGGAATGTAACACCCGGCAGCAGTTCCATTAACGTGAGCTGTTTAGGCAGTGACTTG ggcatgaaggacagaggccataacagggacccgaagcagtgccgcgtgaaactgaaggagctgaggcaagcctaccagaaaaccagagaggtgaacggccgctccgggtcagagccccaaacatgccgcttctatgatgagctgcatgccattttagggggttcagccaccactaccccagccgtgttgtttgactccttcaatggagatggaggcaacgcAGAAGCAGGTtatggggacgaagaagatgatagctcacagcaagcaagtggagaaaccggttttcccgacagccaggaactgtttcgcaccctggacctggagccagtaccccccaagcccacccaaagctgcctcttagacccggcaggcagagaagggacctccg ctgcatgtgtttcaatgatcacaggatcttctccttcccagaggctagtgaagattagaaagaaaaaaaaacgcactcatgatgaaatgttctctgagctcatgctgttctcccacactgacagagcacagatgaatgcgtggaagcaaataatgtcagagtgcaggaaagcacaaaatgaccgggaggagaggtggcgggctgaagagagtaagtggcgggctgaagacagggctgaagctcaaatgtggcagcagcatgatgagaggaggcaggattcaatgctgaggctgctggaggatcaaaccagtatgctccagtgtatggttgagctgtag
- the LOC125642866 gene encoding uncharacterized protein LOC125642866 isoform X2: MTCSKLGELQKGMKDRGHNRDPKQCRVKLKELRQAYQKTREVNGRSGSEPQTCRFYDELHAILGGSATTTPAVLFDSFNGDGGNAEAGYGDEEDDSSQQASGETGFPDSQELFRTLDLEPVPPKPTQSCLLDPAGREGTSAACVSMITGSSPSQRLVKIRKKKKRTHDEMFSELMLFSHTDRAQMNAWKQIMSECRKAQNDREERWRAEESKWRAEDRAEAQMWQQHDERRQDSMLRLLEDQTSMLQCMVEL, from the exons ggcatgaaggacagaggccataacagggacccgaagcagtgccgcgtgaaactgaaggagctgaggcaagcctaccagaaaaccagagaggtgaacggccgctccgggtcagagccccaaacatgccgcttctatgatgagctgcatgccattttagggggttcagccaccactaccccagccgtgttgtttgactccttcaatggagatggaggcaacgcAGAAGCAGGTtatggggacgaagaagatgatagctcacagcaagcaagtggagaaaccggttttcccgacagccaggaactgtttcgcaccctggacctggagccagtaccccccaagcccacccaaagctgcctcttagacccggcaggcagagaagggacctccg ctgcatgtgtttcaatgatcacaggatcttctccttcccagaggctagtgaagattagaaagaaaaaaaaacgcactcatgatgaaatgttctctgagctcatgctgttctcccacactgacagagcacagatgaatgcgtggaagcaaataatgtcagagtgcaggaaagcacaaaatgaccgggaggagaggtggcgggctgaagagagtaagtggcgggctgaagacagggctgaagctcaaatgtggcagcagcatgatgagaggaggcaggattcaatgctgaggctgctggaggatcaaaccagtatgctccagtgtatggttgagctgtag